In the Arachis stenosperma cultivar V10309 chromosome 8, arast.V10309.gnm1.PFL2, whole genome shotgun sequence genome, gaatcagatttttgctcaggtccctcaatttcagccaaaaaatacctgaaattatagaaaaacacacaaactcatagtaaagcccagaaatgtgatttttgcataaaaactaataattatatactaaaaactaactaaatcatactaaaatctacctaaaaacaatgccaaaaagcgtataaattatccgctcatcacactcCATCCCGCATGCCAGGCTCGCAACTCCCAATTCCACGACAAAACGAACTCCTCCAGCGATGAGTCTGAGCAAGCACACTCTCTCACTCCGGGGGAAACTGTTTTGACCCGATCCCTGGAGTCCCCCTATCGGAGCAGTAATGACCCGATTACCCAGGTCCAAGCCCTCACCATGGTCCAAACTCTAATCCCTAACcaatattcaaattcaaatacttctcttatcttatccaacaagataagataagataacagaCACAAACTATATAAGGAGAGCTAAGGGCTCCCTCAGGTATGTTACACATTCCTAACCCTTACCTATACCTCTTTGAtccattctgacttgagcgtcgaaATTTCTTTGCCGGTACTACCCCCCATTACTCTAGAGGTCCGACTCTATCACCACCAAGGCCCACAAGTCTCTGATCCTTCTCTTAACCTGTACTAGCGAAATCATGTAcataaatctttttttattttaatttaacaaattcaaaaatttggcaattattttttattgtatcgTTAAAAAAGTCACGTCACACAATGTATAATGTCATGATAGTAAATAAGACGTCACCTGGCAGTAATTACTGTCAAAAAAGGTTCTTCGGCAACAAAAGGATCAAAATGACTAACAGACTTGATATTAGTTACTATATATAACTCATTAGATTCATTTTAATTAGATTCATtgtttttatttgaataaataaatcCTAAAAGATATGACAAAAAGACATATATCTTATTTTTGTAAAGTTAAAAGACCGATCtcaacataataaaaaaattttagtgtcaaaaattttcaatacaaatttttttaaaaatttatttaaatatatactaTATTTTATAACGTATTTTATTAATGGGCttttgaaaattataataatttagtaGAATACAACAAGACTTGTCATCATCATAATCATTagaataattgatttttttaaatattattttatgttttattgtttttttaatttaatttttttagataaaaatattaaaatatctaataaataatagTTTTATTGTATCCGTATAGAtcgataaaaaaaattatgagtcacaacttttataatttaatcttttaaaCTAAATTCTatacaattatatttttttataccaTCTTTAAGAAATTAGatcatttatttaatttaatactaTTTGCTGACTAttcttaattgaattttttgtaagaaaaatattcaataagtattatattaatttttatcattgtaattatatttttttacatatgttatgatttatatatttaaagAATTACATCTGGTGAATTTCatcttaattttttagaattagacaataaaattaacaaaaatactaaaaatttagttttaattcaattGTTAAAGATTTTAAGTTattcaaaactcaaaaaatatcactttaaaatatttcataaaatttatttataaaattatttatttattatcaaattttaaggataataatatttataaattttgtttatatataaatgctattatatactttttatatgaaaatttttGCCCCCTCAATATTTTTAAGCTCCGCCACCGCTCAGGGAAATCATCTTTAATTTATTACAAGATTGGTGGTGCTTCTGATATGTGTGGGGCTTGGTAAGCACTAAGCAAGTGATGCACATGCCAAAAAATAGAATGAGATCTGTCTTTGATATAAACAAATGTCCTTTAGCTCTCATGAAAAGCCAAAATGATTTTAGAAAAggggcctgctacacatacaagtaaaAAGGCcgtacaagttttacaagttaTCAGCCCAAACTTCATTAACACGCGCATTAACTCATTTTGAATGGAGCGTAACTACACGCGCCCCACTCAAACGGTtctcttcgtcttcttcttcttcttctcttcttcgtcttcttcttcctcttcctcttcctcttcctcttcctcttcctcttcttcttcgtttttttttttcgattttcatggtttctgaaatttttcttattcttcttgctgcacgttcttcttcctcttactcttcttcttctccttttctttcgtttctgcacgttcttcttcctcgttttcctctttttcttcttcttcttcatttacgtcttttctctctgttttctcgTTTTTTTCGATTATTCATGGtaaaatcgtttttgaagaagaagaagcagcagaagatgaggaggagaaagagaaagagttctgaattatgcatgatttacaggtactataatatgaagtggtgatccagatagattggaacccatatatgacggtatgcatagagatctgcataatacacccaaacacagactataaatacacccgataacaaattaaatttacacccctgctgcagattttaacccaacactacctgaaagccacttgttgtccacaagaccaaaattaattaaactctctctggtgtattcaaaatgtctgatctacaggtactataatatgaagtggtgatccagatagattggaacccatatatgacggtctgcatagagatctgcataatacacccaaacacagactataaatacacccgataacaaattaaatttacacccctgctgcagattttaacccaacactacctgaaagccacttgttgtccacaagaccaaaattaattaaactctctctggtgtattcaaaatgtctgatttacaggtactataagatgaagtggtgatccagatagattggaacccatatatgacggtctgcatagacatctgcataatacacccaaacacagactataaatacacccgataaaaaattaaatttacacccctgctgcagattttaacccaacactacctgaaagtcacttgttgtccacaagaccaaaattaattaaactctctctggtgtattcaaaatgtctgatttacaggtactataatatgaagtggtgatctagatagattggaacccatatatgacggtctgcatagacatctgcataatacacccaaacacagactataaatacacccgataacaaattaaatttacacccctgctgcagattttaacccaacactacctgaaagtcacttgttgtccacaagaccaaaattaattaaactctctctggtgtattcaaaatgtctgatttacaggcactataatatgaagtggtgatccagatagattggaacccaaatatgacggtctgcatagagatctgcataatacacccaaacacagactataaatacacccgataacaaattaaatttacacccctgctgcagattttaacccaacactacatgaaagccacttgttgtccacaagaccaaagtttagcagaaaatcattccaattcctatcaaatgagtctttgctatgagagtttcattttccctctctgctacatgtaatcaattgattcttaatctcattttcctttctatttgtgctccgaactcttgtagaaaaaCCTGCAACCTTGGTATAGTTTCTGTAAAACTTTCGagcatcttcaagggtggtAAAGGTCATTCCAACCTTCGGAACAAACTGGTCATCAACAACAGAGAGGTTACAGAATACACTATGTCAAAAACTATaaatacaccatgtcaaaacGAAGCTGGAGTTACAGAGAGAAAAACTAACGTCAATGACGAAGAACAAACCAATGAGAAAGGAGAGGAAAAGAACGATCGAAAAATCAGGGGAAGACGCGCGAGAAGAAGAACgatgaaatttgaaaagaaagaaaacaaagaaggaaacaaatcttttaaatttggtagttaTACAAACGCGGGATCTTTGTATGGCGCGTGTAAGTGACGTAGGAGTTGCAGCGTGTTTTAGCGGATTAGGCGTTAATGAACTTGTAATAGTTACAAGCCCTAATCGCTTGTATACTAAGCTTTTCTCTTTAGAAAATCAGAACATACAAAGCACTACCCTCAATATTTTTATGGTAAAATTCTATGGTAGTTATGAGTCAGTATCTAATtttatacaatttattttttataaaaattttaaaaattatttatttttatatttttaaataaaatattaatttttaatttttttagtaatttaagCATTATCTTTTAGACATTCATAACAATCACTTATTTTTATAATGATTATTTTTATGTTGGCTCTAAgaacaatatttttttaggttgtgaataaaaatttgaaaatctttttttttcaacatTTAGTATCCGTTGATTTTAgtcttttctctctttcttttttttcctcaCTTATTGGCTAAACAAgaaattgtattttaattttttattgactATTTATTAGCTgatcaaaaaaaataattttttaatttgacaaaaaacttacaatttaaaaatataatatattatataaatataaaaattaattattatatttatatataaatatatattatttaaattatttttaatatattttatattaataactgatttaatatttgatttttatggATAAGGAGTCTTTtcaaaatattgataaaaattaaaaacaaagagaacTTTCTTTGCTTATTCATGAATTCAAGAATCAACGTAGAATATCATGGAGATTCTTGATGAAATCTTTGGGATCTCCCTTTCCAAACTGTGAGATTTCCTATGTGGATTATGCATCTTCATGACTAGGACCTGGCTCCCCAATAAAATGCCAAGTCCTCATGattcatcaccatcatcaccATCACCACCATCTTCATCTTAATCTCTTTCTCTTTCgttgttctcttctcttcttttcccAATACTTTATTTATCTCTTTCAACAAATTATTATGGGTATGTCTGCTGCGGCACAGTTCCATGTTTTGGCTGTTGATGACAGCCTAATTGATAGAATGTTGATTGAGAGGCTCCTCAAAACCTCTTCATTTCATGgtacttttcctttttttttttttttcattgtttccCTCCCGTTACTTAATTCCTAGCgctaatatataaaaaaatttgtatttgtattttttttttattttgaccaaattttttttaaaaaataaaaatattaaaataaaaaatataaattaaacgCATCCTTATCTTTTAGCTATTTGAGCTAATTCATGAGTTTTTTTATAACTTGAAATTGAGTTTTAAAGTATATTCAATTGTTAAAGTCGAGTTTAAACTTAATTTAGCTCCATTCATCTGCATGTAAtgaaggatttttttttttgggtgcTAGAGCTAAAGTTATGTTACTAAAGTTAGTACTAATTGCAGTTACATGGTATCTTATTCTTATGAATGTGATGTAATTGCAGTTACAACAGTGGACTCTGCCATTAAGGCTTTACAATACCTTGGTATGGTTGAAGATAAACTAAAGAGTTATGAGACACCTGAAATTCATCAGGTTCAATTCTTTTGTCATTAACTTATTTTTATGGATAGaaagaaataattttaaatgaaCAAGTTTGTATTAATAtttttctctaattttttatacttattttaTGCAGGATGCGGAAGTTAATGTAAATCTGATCATAACAGATTACTGTATGCCAGAAATGACTGGGCATGATTTGCTAAGAAAAATTAAGGTAGCTTTTTGATTGGTAtgatctttaatttgtgtaAATTTTTCTGACATTATTTGTTTATCATCTTCAAAATTTGAATGGATCAGAGAGTTTGGTCaaatcaaattattaattatggATTTGATTTTAGGATCAACATTttcctatttttgaaaataatttgaaaagaagGGATCTGATTTCATAAATGCCAGTGATATGGATTTCTCAAACAATACAAACAGTCACTTGTGatattttctaaattttcaaaaccataacAAATCTCAAACCAAATTTAAAGTTGGACTCGTCTTTTTAGTTGACGTTCTTTTAATAGATTTCAATAAATATAAAGGTTTAGCTAACACGTGTCTTTAGAACACTTGATAAGTTTATTTTtagtgaaaatttttaaatatttttatttaataaatacaaaataaatacattaaaaattaatatttttaatgaaaaattttttgttctctaaatataaatattaaatactaATAAAGGTTCATTGATTTGCAGGAATCAAATTCTCTTAAAGACATACCAGTTGTGATCATGTCCTCGGAGAATGTTCCATCAAGGATCAATAGGTGAGAAAATTGGATCCCATAACCCAATCCAATATCATCAACTTTTTAGTTGTATaaatatcttttatattttttaaacaaattagGTGCATTAATTATAAGTCtaaattctcatttattttGATCAGATGCTTGGAAGATGGGGCTGAAGAATTCTTTCTGAAACCAGTTCAACAATCAGATGTGAACAAGCTGAAACCCCATTTATTGAAATCAAGATCCAAGGAAGAAGAGGAAACCCAACCCAGCAACAATAACAAGAGGAAAACAAGAATCAAGTGCACCATTTAATAAGAATTcttacaaaatcaaaatttgataatacatatatatatatattaggggCAGTGGTAGTTTCTTAATTACAACATTTTCCTTTCATCTACTGTTTTCATATATGGCATCCCAATCAAACAAAATGAAATTAGCTGTTCAGGAAGTCCTGGATGTAAATAGATTCATTAGAGAGAAGAGAATATAAGAGTATATTTACATTTAATTTTGTGGTAAAAATGGCAATCATGTTAACAAACTTTTTTTCTACTATTGACTCTTAATCTTTCCTGTATCAATTAAATGTTGAATTTTAAATGCATATAAACATTAAGGAAGTGATTGTCAAGTGTTgaagttataaaaaaataaaaataaaagatactTCACAAATCACAAATGTTTCTTACTTAATTCACTTGAAAacttttaaaaacaaaatatacacAAGTTTAAATTGGCAGAGTACTTGGCAGAATACTCTATTCATCATTAGATGAGTAAATAACTTAAAAGTAGTCAGGAATAAGAAATAGattattaaaatatgaaaaaatataaataaataactctTAATCAACCAATTTTAAACAActgttattaataattattaaaatttaaataataacgaattaatgataattaattagtataaaATGCAGTTCAAAAATATTTGTTGACTAGACCTCTTATTAGTTAACTACTAGAATTGTTTAAATATAAATCAACACATTACTAAATGATAAAATTGTGGCGGAAAAATTCACCAATAGTGACAAGTTCACTAAGCAAATCAACACGTTTAAGTAAGTAATGATAAAATTTCGCaccatttaaattattttggtgCCAAAATTTTGTGATAAATTTAGCGTCATATTTTTATGTCCAACGGTAAAATTTTcgagaattttaattttaggtATTATCGTTGAATCTTCCCACACAAAATCCAACGGCAATTATAATGGAAACAACCAAAATAAAATCCGATTATAATGAATATATTTTTGATAGTGATCATCTTGGTTTGCTCCTAAAAATGGATTAATCGAGCTAGTAAAATCacaatttgtttttaaaaagtttaatttaaCTCAGTAAGGATAACTCGCAAGTTAAATGAGTTTAGATTAAGATCGCATAGATTTACTCATTTGgcctttctttttctcctttgtatataaaatttctcttttcaaaaacacaTACTATACTTGTGTCCCTAATCCTAAAATCAATGTCACTCCCAATTAAGCATTATCAATCAAGTAATAGCATTCATTCCCAGGAAAATATACTTTTATGAGATTCTAAGGTTTGTTGTTGGAGTGGGGAGCTGAAGAAAAAGAGGATTATAGTCAGGAgcttgaaataaaattttggaGGCAGATAGAATATAATTGTCAAGAtgttttttatatgaaattcattTAAGATAAGTTCGTCTAACCTCATCTCTCTGGTTTGGGTGACATTGCCAAATTTAAAGCCATTTTTCAGTGTCTCGTTCTAAAGAATTAAGGTCAAACTCATCAGATGCAACTCTTTAAATATTTGAAGGTTGTATCTCACTTTTTTCGTGATTTATTAAAGTAGAAAAACTATCTACAGGGGGTTGATATTGTAAAAATTATATGTTCTCATTCTTGAATATTAGCCTTCCTCttaaaaatgcatcaattctttaatttttcatgattattttatataaaaatttgaatatatatcctgtaaaatatgtaaaaaaaaattaaaaagataaatattaaaatttataatatttattgaatttttttattaatttatataaatacaataatatcaatacttattgaatattctaatattttttatcatataaaaaattaaattaaataaaaagtaaaatatataataatattaattacataaataaaaaatacctaattttttatatttgaactcaaaGATAGAAGGAGTGTTACTTATTGAATAGAGAGCTACGAAATGCGAATACACTCAATTCAGTCCAAATCCAACAAGGTTTGaatgtttaaaattaaaaactattgtacaataaaagtaagagatgaagattgaattttgatattttaaatcATAGTAAAGTATTTGAGCCAACtgaactatttttaattttttgaaaaagtactactaatttttttaacaaaaatttggGAGGCTGTGGCCCCACCTTGTCTTAACTAAACTCCACCCCTGATCATAGTATAAAGATTGTTTActtcaattttataatttttatctaatCGATATCTTACCTGAAAGTAACTTGGAttcaaccaaaaaaaataataaactgaATTTCAAATcgaaaaaatttaagaaattagtatttttattaaaatttggcacacatcattaaatataatcttatactattaaaaatattaataataatttattgataattacaaatcacaaaatttattGTCTCTCTTTTAAATCAATCTAATTTAAATCTATGACCATTTTATTTAGGTAAATGCTATGGTGCCTAAGTTGTAATGCTTAATTActaaaaaagacaaaaaaataatatttaataaacttttaaatattttaattttactttatatattttattttttacttataaaaataaattaggcAATTTAAGTACCATAATAAAAGACACCATAGAATCCACCTTTTATTTATTGAACTAGTAAAATTCGGATTGACCCAATCAAACCCATCCAGAGTCGGCCAAACTCGTTTTGAACCGAATCCGTGGGTGACCACGCGCCTGGTAATGTCACGCTGATATTAGCACTTGTATTATGCTTGCCACTAGGCTGGTACATAATGTATCATCTAAGATattgtattttatatataatacgTAAAGTTGATTAAATTATATCATAAatataagaaacaaaaaatatccttttattaataactaacctattttatttatttatttatttattattattaattctaaatctaatttcaataaaatacttgaggtgaaattttttaatttgatacaaacatacaaaaacaaaactaaaaaacacttatcatatgaaaaaaagaagataaaattttatataattatttaattatatcgATCAAGTAAATAGATTCAATGACTCAATGGTTGAATCAATAACTTATTGATTCAATAATTTAATTGGTTGGATTTTGATAATTATATGTCTTTATTCTAACAGCTAATTTAATAGGactttaaatataaaaaataaaaaatattattttattaataactaatatattttatttatttatttatttatttattttattattattattattattattattattattattattattattattattattattattattattattattattattatctctAAATCTATTTTCAGTAAGATACTTGAggtgaaaaattttaatttaatccaAACATATAAAAACAGAACTAAAAAACACTTattatatgaaaaagaaaaagaaaaacataaaattttaatataattatttaattatgtaataaGTTCAACTAATAATTCAAACAACTATGTCTTGGGACTTTGCTTTCCCATACAAAAATATATGATTGTATGATAAACCTTTTTGTTTGTACAGATATATAtcaggtaaaaaaaaaaaattggctaAAATTTTATAGTAATTGTTTTTGAGGTTTTAAAAACAAATCGATCATCAAATTGATAGAATTAGAAATTCAAAAGTTTAAGTATTCAACGCAAATTAAACTagatttaataaaataatatatttatatatattatatataaattaaaaattaaatatattttgtgtgttttgttatttttaaaccAATTAATTGCTAAAAAATAAATCGATTCATCCACCACTTTATCGGTTTTAGGTTTTTGCATTGATTGGTTCGTGCTAATCGATTTTTACATTGAATGGGATTGATCTGCTGGTCGGTTTTGATTAACCAGTTTAAACcaactaatttaattttcagaaccatgatttttttttttcattctggaaggagaaaaaaagagtcAAACAAATCAACTGTTTAACTGGTTAGCACAAACGAGTGGAACTGATATTTTGTTGACTTGTTTAAAATACAGAAAAATTTGTCCTTTTGACTTGTTTAATTTAGTCTATTTTGTAGGAAGTATTTCATCATGTATATCATAGTTCTATGTGTTTCAATGTTTTTGGttattaatttcaattatgaaattaattttagtCACTAATCTCAATCACAAAATATGTAAACAATGATTGATATCAATAGCTAAAAGCAGAGGAACATTTGAAATTATGGTTCACCTCTCTTGAGCTTTATGAAGTACTGCTACTACGGGAATGAGAATATGTAGTTAAAAAATCAAAGAAGGAAATGATGAGAGATGAAGGCTTATTTTGTATTACGTATTGGGTTCCATATATTAGTGCATTACAGTGAATGgtatattattaaaaagaaaagaaaaagcattACACTGCACGCATCATCATAATAGATGAATTCAAAGACCACCACCAGCAGCAGTGGCACCGCTAATTCCTTGACCCACACTGGCAGCACTGCTGAATCCTAACCCGCTTGCAGGTTCTGATACGACAACAAAATTTCTTCCAACTGCTCCAACTCCAGCTGGTTCTGATACGACATGAAAATCTCTTCCAACTGCTCCAACTCCAGCTGGTTCTGATACGACATGAAAATTTCTTCCAACTGCTCCAACTCCAGCTCCTAACCCGCTTGCAGGTTCTGATACGACATGAAAATTTTTTCCGACTGCATTCCCACTTGAGGGTTCTGATACGATAAAACCACCTCTTCCATCTCCAAATCCAACAACATAGTTTCTTCCAACTGCTCCAACTCCAGAGACTACTTCGTCTTCTTTCAAGTTTCGACATTCTGCTATCCCTATCACCAAAACAAATATCATTACAACTGCACCCACATTCTTATGTGCTTTCCCCATGTTCTCTTATCTTTCAACAACAAATAGATTTCCCGAAAGCAATTGCTTTGATTTTGCTTCTAGTTAGAAATAAAGCTTGGCAAACAGCTATTTATAGAGGGGAAAAAGAAACGGACAGATCTACTACCACATGCGGTTAATGCAATAAGTAcacttactttttttttttttaatctatggagctaaccactcaaccaatccaaattagttatatatatacttaTGATAATCTATAAATATCAAGTAAACTTGCATGGCCGAAAGATTggcaaattttttaaaataaattaaaa is a window encoding:
- the LOC130946504 gene encoding two-component response regulator ORR10-like isoform X1; translated protein: MGMSAAAQFHVLAVDDSLIDRMLIERLLKTSSFHVTTVDSAIKALQYLGMVEDKLKSYETPEIHQDAEVNVNLIITDYCMPEMTGHDLLRKIKESNSLKDIPVVIMSSENVPSRINRCLEDGAEEFFLKPVQQSDVNKLKPHLLKSRSKEEEETQPSNNNKRKTRIKCTI
- the LOC130946504 gene encoding two-component response regulator ORR10-like isoform X2 gives rise to the protein MGMSAAAQFHVLAVDDSLIDRMLIERLLKTSSFHVTTVDSAIKALQYLGMVEDKLKINVNLIITDYCMPEMTGHDLLRKIKESNSLKDIPVVIMSSENVPSRINRCLEDGAEEFFLKPVQQSDVNKLKPHLLKSRSKEEEETQPSNNNKRKTRIKCTI
- the LOC130946957 gene encoding uncharacterized protein LOC130946957 gives rise to the protein MGKAHKNVGAVVMIFVLVIGIAECRNLKEDEVVSGVGAVGRNYVVGFGDGRGGFIVSEPSSGNAVGKNFHVVSEPASGLGAGVGAVGRNFHVVSEPAGVGAVGRDFHVVSEPAGVGAVGRNFVVVSEPASGLGFSSAASVGQGISGATAAGGGL
- the LOC130946504 gene encoding two-component response regulator ORR10-like isoform X3, coding for MGMSAAAQFHVLAVDDSLIDRMLIERLLKTSSFHVTTVDSAIKALQYLGMVEDKLKINVNLIITDYCMPEMTGHDLLRKIKVESNSLKDIPVVIMSSENVPSRINRCLEDGAEEFFLKPVQQSDVNKLKPHLLKSRSKEEEETQPSNNNKRKTRIKCTI